A stretch of Telopea speciosissima isolate NSW1024214 ecotype Mountain lineage chromosome 11, Tspe_v1, whole genome shotgun sequence DNA encodes these proteins:
- the LOC122644818 gene encoding intracellular protein transport protein USO1-like codes for MAFGEGSLGKTPHFDGTNYAFWKNRMETYLGSLGYDVWASVLNEYSMTGVAPTDNQEKKKYENNSRAMHAIKDALIDSEFVKVMECKSAKQLWDKLKSIHEGDAKIKEAKLQVYRAQFEGLKMLNEENVEDYMLRVNGVVNSIRGLRESLTDSVVVKKILRSLPDRLDSKVSAVEEAKDLEVLSLDELHGIFTAYEMRKGKGKSVDKEAAFKAMNKLKITEQPESEEEDSDDDDESNNTSEEEAEDESDDDVDDHAIFMMFEEKEDESPRTCTTSEDEEEGEVNFEEEFRAALKELKKERKKVKQVSQNLKEQEQSVLQLKKQADESKKILEDLEEKLSQKTIECTKLESKNLSLKAKLEEESNILAKYSDFQKEIDALKAKVAEFEKDSGMQDIETSSQVHLNSKKLDEILSSQRSTHNKFGLGFVGESSKSAKGKEKAQHRILLL; via the exons ATGGCTTTTGGAGAAGGATCTCTAGGAAAGACACCACACTTTGATGGAACAAATTATGCTTTTTGGAAGAACAGAATGGAGACCTATCTGGGGTCTCTTGGATATGATGTTTGGGCTTCAGTGTTGAATGAATACTCCATGACTGGAGTTGCACCTACAGacaaccaagagaagaagaagtatgaAAACAACAGTAGAGCCATGCATGCAATCAAAGATGCTCTTATTGACAGTGAGTTTGTCAAAGTGATGGAATGCAAGTCTGCCAAACAACTCTGGGACAAGCTAAAAAGCATCCACGAAGGAGATGCAAAAATCAAAGAAGCTAAGCTCCAAGTTTATAGAGCTCAGTTTGAAGGATTGAAGATGTTGAATGAAGAAAACGTTGAAGATTATATGCTTAGAGTCAATGGGGTTGTAAACTCTATCAGAGGACTGCGAGAGAGTCTAACAGACTCTGTTGTTGTGAAGAAAATTCTTAGATCTCTACCAGACAGACTTGACTCCAAGGTTTCAGCTGTTGAGGAAGCTAAGGATCTGGAAGTACTTAGCTTAGATGAGCTACATGGGATCTTTACAGCTTATGAGATGAGAAAAGGCAAAGGAAAGTCAGTTGACAAAGAGGCAGCATTTAAGGCAAtgaataaattgaaaataacaGAGCAACctgaaagtgaagaagaagacagtgatgatgatgatgag AGCAATAACACATCTGAGGAAGAAGCTGAAGATGAATCAGATGATGATGTAGATGATCATgccatttttatgatgtttgaagaaaaagaggatgaATCACCAAGAACATGCACAActtctgaagatgaagaagaaggagaagtgaaCTTTGAAGAAGAGTTTAGAGCTGCTCTCAAAGAgctcaagaaagaaagaaagaaggttaAACAAGTTTCACAAAATCTTAAGGAACAAGAACAATCAGTTCTTCAGTTGAAAAAGCAAGCAGATGaatcaaaaaaaattctagaaGATCTTGAAGAGAAGTTATCACAGAAAACTATAGAATGCACAAAGCTTGAGTCAAAAAATCTATCTCTGAAGGCTAAATTGGAAGAAGAGTCCAATATCCTAGCTAAATATTCTGATTTCCAGAAGGAGATTGATGCTCTCAAGGCAAAGGTAGCAGAGTTTGAGAAGGACTCAGGTATGCAAGACATAGAAACATCTTCACAGGTGCATCTTAATAGCAAGAAGCTTGATGAGATCCTTAGTTCTCAAAGATCAACTCACAACAAATTCGGTCTTGGATTTGTAGGAGAATCATCAAAGAGTGCCAAGGGAAAGGAAAAGGCACAACACAGAATCCTATTACTGTGA